The following are encoded together in the Archocentrus centrarchus isolate MPI-CPG fArcCen1 chromosome 23, fArcCen1, whole genome shotgun sequence genome:
- the mdm2 gene encoding E3 ubiquitin-protein ligase Mdm2 has product MSADSETSTWTADDDNKLVRPKVEFCSLLQHAGATKDVFTMKEVMFYLGQYIIQKQLYDQKQQHIVHCAQDALGRVLGVDSFSVKEPQVLFAMITKNLVAVRSQESTSLSEPHRLGPMDRGTEGAETEGRSSSPDRRRRRRRRRWSCRSNEPGPSHSTENGNDEEEEEEDEDDRKRRRSDSYSLTFDDSLSWCVIGGLGSGRDRCSSQSSDSHSTSERSEVTLAASDSDSDNFSVEFEVESIDSGDYNEDDASLSADDEVYEVTIFEADDDDSFDEDTEITEADYWRCAKCDELNPPLPRNCLRCWALRQDWLPEVSVNCASSSPKALPTKPANQSAAKEAPGSDVEENGLDVPDGKRLKTPPTLHLQCAPDSASSAPNSQDLLSSQPSSSCSQEKLWTPDSQPSSSSYSSSVDSQELLPSSPAAAAAPAAAPPPTTLVPDLERSVSAEWRLPDSCLDPCLICQSRPKNGCIVHGRTGHLMSCYVCARKLKRRNKLCPVCRLPIQSVVLTYLS; this is encoded by the exons ATGTCAGCCGACAGCGAGACCAGCACCTGGACTGCGGATGATGACAACAAACTG GTGAGGCCAAAGGTCGAATTCTGCTCTTTGTTGCAGCATGCTGGAGCCACTAAAGATGTTTTCACCATGAAAGAG GTGATGTTCTACCTGGGTCAGTACATCATCCAGAAGCAGCTGTACGAccagaagcagcagcacatcGTTCACTGCGCCCAGGATGCGCTGGGCCGGGTGCTGGGAGTTGACAGCTTCTCTGTGAAAGAGCCACA GGTTCTATTTGCAATGATCACCAAGAACCTGGTGGCTGTCAGGAGCCAAG AATCGACAAGTTTGAGTGAGCCGCACCGCCTCGGCCCGATGGACAGAGGGACAGAG GGGGCAGAGACAGAGGGTCGCTCTTCATCGcctgacaggaggaggagaaggaggaggaggaggtggagctgcAGGAGCAATGAGCCAG GTCCCTCCCACAGCACAGAGAATGGCaatgatgaggaagaggaagaagaggatgaggacGATAGGAAAAGGAGGCGGTCTGACAGCTACTCGCTGACGTTCGACGACAGCCTGTCCTGGTGTGTGATTGGAGGACTTGGAAGCGGGCGGGACAGATGCAGCAGCCAATCATCTGACTCCCACAGCACG tctgagaggtcagaggtcacgctCGCAGCGTCTGACTCTGACAGCGACAACTTCAGTGTTGAATTTGAAGTGGAGTCCATAGATTCTGGTGATTATAATGAAGATGACGCCTCCCTGTCTGCTGATGATGAG GTATACGAGGTCACCATCTTCGAGGCGGATGATGATGACTCCTTTGATGAAGACACAGAGATTACTGAAGCT GATTACTGGCGCTGTGCGAAGTGCGACGAGTTGAACCCTCCTCTGCCCAGAAATTGTCTCCGCTGCTGGGCTCTGCGCCAGGATTGGCTGCCTGAAGTGTCCGTCAACTGCGCCTCTTCCAGTCCTAAAGCCCTGCCCACAAAGCCAGCCAACCAATCAGCTGCCAAAGAAGCTCCAG GTTCTGACGTGGAGGAGAACGGACTTGATGTTCCAGATGGAAAAAGATTAAAAACTCCTCCAACTCTGCACTTGCAGTGTGCACCCGACTCTGCCTCCTCTGCACCAAACTCCCAGGATCTCCTCTCCTCCCagccttcctcctcctgctcgcAGGAGAAGCTCTGGACTCCTGATTCccagccctcctcctcctcatactCATCCTCTGTGGATTCTCAGGAGCTTCTCCCATCTTcaccagctgcagctgcagctccagctgctgctcctcctcctaccACGCTAGTCCCGGATCTGGAGCGCAGCGTGTCAGCAGAGTGGCGGCTGCCGGACTCTTGCCTGGACCCGTGTCTCATCTGCCAATCCCGGCCGAAGAACGGCTGCATCGTACACGGACGGACCGGACATCTTATGTCCTGCTACGTTTGTGCCAGGAAGCTCAAGAGGAGGAACAAGCTGTGTCCGGTGTGCAGGCTGCCCATCCAGTCCGTCGTCCTCACCTACCTCAGCTGA